The window CAGAGTAAAGGAAGTTGCGTCTTTGGCGATGACCTGTTTCTCGGCGAGCAGTCGACCATTCGATGCAAGCCcgatgatcttgatcttgctctGTTGCCCCGCTCTGCCGCTCGCAAGGATGCGGAAGTCAGAACAGAACCGCTCCAGCTTAGTCACAAGATGCCATTCGCCCTTATCCACGGTGTGCACCTCACCATCCTCGTTCTCCAGATAGAAACTTGGCGAAGTAGTTGAGACAGGGACGAACGGATCCGCCACAATTCGCTTTTTGCCGTGGGCAGAGACTGTGACCGAGCGTTGTGCGTACCCGCTCAAGACTTCcgcgtcttgagcttgagatAGTTCGAGAAGATCAATCTTGGCACCTTGTGGAGCAGAGCTGAGAACTGCAAGCGAGACCTTGTTTGCCTCTTGGTTTTCAAGTGATGGGGCCGCCCACCCAGCAACAGCGATCTGGTATGCAGCTGATGCCGTGCTCTGCATGTTGTTAAGTTGCACTGCAGCGATAAGCTTTGGCTCGGCTGCAGGCGAACCGCGCACTTTGTTATGACTGCCTAGAAGTCCCCAGTCAAAGCGCCAAATTTGAATAAACCCGTTCTGAAAGACGGCCGCCATGATACCAATGGCTTCGTCCAAGGAACGGCCTGGCAGCTGCGACCAAGCGGTGTGGCATGGCACTGTGacagccgctgctgcgctcgcccGCATCGACGGATCGGCCGGTGGCAGGAGGAGGCTGAGCGAGGCCATCGGAGGCGGAACGTTCTGCATTCGGAAAGGGGTCAATAAAGTTGCAGCACCATCAGCTACGGCTACGCAAGCGACATCAACAGGAGGTCGGCCGCCGGAAGCCATCGTCTCCAGTGTAAAGTATcgttgctcgactcgatctgtGTGTGCGATGAGCAGTTGCAATGGGTCTTCTGGATGCCAATTGACCTGTTCCACGCCTTGCATCACAGATGTAACAAATTCCTGCTTAAGATACCAGTGATAGTTGCCCGTAGTGTAGATTTGAACGACATCGTGAGCGGAATTGGCTTCTCCGGCTCGAGTGAGCCAGACAGCGAGAGCCGATCCATCCGCATTCCACGCTAGCTCTCGAACGAAATGCGTCCTGCTCCAGGGAGCTTCGTTTTGCGAATCGATCCAGCCGAGCTGCGTCCCTTGGGGTTGTGAGGCGGATTCCTCTCGCAAGCTGAACTCGCCATGACGAAGACCGTTGCGTTCAAAGAAAACTACATCGTGACGTCCCTTGCGACCTTGACTCCACATCTGACCTTGAACATCGGATGGTCCAAACCTCTGTGTGCTCGCGATGAGATTCCCGATGGGTCGAAAAGCGAGGGTCTGAGATATACCTCTGACCGAAGCATCTGACGTGGCGGACAATGCGCCTGTTCGTGAGTAGATCCGGATGATTCTGTGCCAGATGAGGTCTGTCGCGCTGTCGGATGACGACGGAATAAAGGGCTCGAGCGAGCTGATCGCGAAGAATGCACCGTCTCCACGCCAGCTAATGCGTGGTCTTCCGTCGTCATCTGGCAATTTGGGTCCCCGAGTGTCAGTCTTGCTCTCCTTggccgctgcagctgcctcagcagcagctgctgccgctgccttTCCTTCGGATCCGTGAAATTGTGTTGCTTTGCTTCCCCAACCTACGTCGActgcctcgtcctcgccaAAGCTGTCGGTGCGCAAGCTGAGCTCGGAAAGCACTTCGAAATCGCGAGTCATGAGAAGTACCTTCTCCGCCTCGCTTCTCCCTGTCGATGAAGCGTCCTGCGGCATCTCGGAGGTGACAAGGACTAGCAGCTCATCATCTGGACTCCAGCATGCAGCGCCAATGCCTTGCTCGATGGTACCCACCACGGAAGGCTCGATTGCAGGAGCATCGTCCAGAGTTTCATTTGCTGAAGAGACGGGCAGAAGAAGCAGGTCACCACCAGCTGAAATTGTACAGAGTGCCGCTTGATTTTGCACTTCCTGGCCGCCATCAGAGAGATAGTGGAAGTCGATCACATCTGTAGGGCTCCGGCCGGATGTAGAAGCAACCGCTGTCGAAGAATTAGGCAGAGGTGACGGAGGCCCGGGTACGAGCAGAGAGTTAAACTGGGTGAAGGCTTGCTCCTGACTGCTGACCTTCAGAAAGTGGATGGTCACATCTGCTGCAGTGGGAGAGATGCGCGATGTTGCGACTGCGTAAATGGATCCATTGTCGAGATCAGCTGCCGTGGCTTTGATCTTGAGTGGAGATCCCGAAGCGAATGTGATCGCCCGATGTGACAAGACGGAGAGATTGCGCATTGCCGATTATTTTCAGTGACGAGGATCGTAAGCCCTGTTTTGGCTTGCTTTCAAAAGCGTCAGGTGTGCGAGAAGGCAGTGTAAAGGTGATGAAGATGGAGGTGGAAGGACGGattgcactcgtgactctcacACGTCAATGTGTTGACTTGAACCCGACTTGAAATTTTGTCAGGTGCGTTCTTCCAGACATACCAGGGTTTTGCTCCACTTCTCCGGGAAAGGATGGAAAAAAAATTGGCCGAAATTCAAGCCCATCAAAAAGGAACAGGAAAATGTCGTGAGTGGCGCTCCCTGGCTCGTATCCCGGAGATAGCACCACTTTTGCACACACAGTATGTACAAAGAGGGAGAACCAGAGTATGAATTAACGATCAGTATAGTAGTAGTAAGGATagacagagagagaggaaaGGAGCGCAGAATCAAGTGAAGCTTTCGTGGCCTTAGATGTTTCAGCGACTTAATAAATACAGGAACATGCGTAGTGCGACGAGGCGTAAAAGACGCGAAGAATGCGAAAGCGAGAGAGGCTCACAGAAAGGAAAAGCTGCAGCGTGTTTGAGAGGCATCAGAGTTCGCGATTGCCGCCCTTTGCCGCTTAGAAGTCTGGAAAGAGGTCGGCGTATAAATCATGATGACCTGAATCAGCGCCATACAGGCCAGGCATGGCGCTCGGTCTGGCTGGCTCGTACTTGCTAAAGTTGGATGTGTCGCCTGGTCGCCCGAGGTAGGGAACAATGGGAGGAAGGATCCTGCCCTCCTGTAACGCCTTCCAGTCGACACCATGGAACCAAGGATGGTTCTTGACGTCATTCGCACCACCACGAAGGTTGCCGAGACGCCTGCTACGGTCAGCCGTTAGAAGGCTCGAGATGAGGTCGCGCGAGAGCGGGTCAATCTCCTCGGGAAAGACGAGGTTGCCAGCCAGAATCTTTTCATAGATCAAGATTGGGTTGGGGTCGTAGAATGGTGGGTAGCCGGCTAGCATCTCGAAAAGCAGAATGCCCAATGACCACCAATCGACGGCGCTACCATGACCGCTGCACTGGATAATTTCTGGCGCAAGATACTCGGGTGTGCCGCAGAGCGTCCAAGTTCGATCTTCAACCTCCTTGGCAAATCCAAAGTCGGTGATCTTGGTGTAGCCGTTCGAGTCGATTAGAAGGTTTTCCGGCTTCAAGTCTCGGTACACCACCTTGTTGCTATGGAGGTATTCGATAGCCAGTACGATGGTCGAGATGTAGAAGCGAGCTACGTCTGCCGAGAAATGACCTGCTCTGCGCAAGTACGAAAAGATCTCGCCGCCGACGACATATTCCATCAGCATGTAGCAGTTCTTGCTATCCTGGAAGGAAGCGATCATGTTGACGAGAAAAGGATGATCCACCTTGGTCAAAATGCAGCGCTCACTGTTGATATGCGAgacctgcttgagcttgattACATCCGTCTTGGCCAAGACCTTGAGCGCAAAGTAGGCCGAGCGATCCGCAACGTCGCGATCTTTCAGACGTACCAACAACACGCGACCAAAGGTACCTGTTCCCAATGTTTCGACAACCTCAAAATCTGAGAGCGCGTAAGGACGGTTGGGAGAGGATCGCAGCGGAGATGCTGAGCCAACGCTTTTTGCAACCTTTTCtgtcgaggacgatgacgtCTTTGGGTCAGACGAAGATGCTGCCGGCGGACCGCTGCGAGATGCCAAAGACGGCATCAAGGTGGGCCGAGAAACATGCGATGCACAAGCCCCCAGCAAGGGGACCGAGAGCGTGTCGACGATGTCCTCGATCATCACAATATCCACAAAGGCAGGAGCGGGAGTGGCCGCGGTGCGCCCACTCGGGCGCGTCTCCAATGTAGGTTTGACCAGGTCGGTGGGTGCTAGTGCAGGAGACTGGCGAAGCTCGGCAATAGTGTCGGGCTCGACCAGCGTCTCCCACTGTGATTGGCGTTGGTTTTCGAActgatggcgatgctgcttccTTCGAATCTTTGCCCGCTTGACAGCGAGCTTACCCTGGCGCGTCAATGCAGGAAAGGCTTCGAGCGGTGTCCAGCCTTCCTCGTCTTGGAAGCGAATGCCATCTTGTAGTTCCATGGCTTGTCGACCGTGCGCTTCAACGTGCCAACCGGGCGAGACGCCGGGCACAAGCTGAGCGTccagcgagacgagcgatgCACGATTTGGGGGGGCTTCGAGTGCCGCCTGCGACTGGCGGCGAGCCATGGCTTGGCTAGCGCGTCGCTCGGTGTCGGCATTACGGCTCATCATGAGAGGCTGCATGACTTCCGGAGCATCGAACGAGCGCCTAGCGGCCGTAGCTGATGATGATCGGGGAGGTGCATCGTCTGATCGCGGCAACAAGGAGTCTTGCGACATGTGCAGACCGCCGACAAACGTCTGCAGACCTGGCACAAATCGTGCGGTAGAGGAGGTGCTAGGTAGCGCGCGCGGCCGCGCTGATGTCGAAGCCGTAGCACAGTCTCCATTTGTGTCGAAGAAGCTGAGGCGCCGCTGTTTACCCTGAGCTGTATCAGTGTTGGCTGGATATCGTGATGCTGTCAAATTGTCGGTCATCTCACCGAAAAGATTGTTGAAATAAGATGCCGTGTAATCTGGCACGACATCGTCGAAAGTTCGCTTCAACGACATGATGTGAGTTCCTTTCGTCGGTCGGCGGTCGTATGATTGGATCAGCGTTACAAGAAGAGCGGAGATGAAGCTGCGTCGAGATTGTGGTCAAGTGCCCAAGGAGGAGAGGGCCAACACCAAATTTGAGTGGTCTGTATATGAGAGAGTAAGAGATTGGCGGAGTGGCTGACAGGAAGAGCGCTCACAGTGCAAATTGGCAAagttgatgttgatgttgaAGAACGGACCGTTTGGGTGATGGAAGAGACTTGAACGAGCGGTGTACAGAGTGAAGACGCAGCTGTGAGGGTCAAGATGTGCGTATCTCGCCGACTGCCCGTTGACTGAAAGCGTCCAACCAAGATGCAGGAGGCCGCAGTTGAAAGGACTGCGCTTGTACCAAAGTAAAGAGCAGACACCTAATAGGTGTGGTACATTGCGAAATGGGACGTGGGCCAAGCACTGAAAAAAACGCCTGCGCTTGGCACGTCGATGGGGTTGGGGACCGAAATGAGATGTGGCGGATGAAGGCAACGGCGAACGCGACCAAAAGAATGCAACAATGGCGGCTTTTTGGCAGATGTATGCTACACAAAAAGTTGGACGATCTGGCTGGTGGGGGTCGATGTGAGCGCTGTGCAAAACCAAGGCTGAAGACGGGCTGGCAGAATGCAGCGGGCTGGGGTCGGAAGAACCGCCTCTTGGGGGTTAAGCTTTAGCGTCGATGATACGCAAGAGGCAGCACAACAACGGCAGCGATTGCGATATGTGTGNNNNNNNNNNNNNNNNNNNNNNNNNNNNNNNNNNNNNNNNNNNNNNNNNNNNNNNNNNNNNNNNNNNNNNNNNNNNNNNNNNNNNNNNNNNNNNNNNNNNAttcgtgtgtgtgtgtgtgtgtgtgtaagagagagagagaggggGGGAGCAAGGTGCTTTGCGTCTAGATTAGCGTTCAAGCCAACACCATTGCAATGAAAACGAGACGTCTCGGGCTTCCAGAGCCCTTGATGTGTTTGTTCGTAGCGAAGGAGAGGCCATCAGGCGAAATGGGAGACGGCGGTGCAAGAACAAAAGGCTCACCAGCTTCAGTTAGGGCAGTGTCCACTCCTCCGCGCTAAATCTCGTATAAGTTAGCTATAACCACGCACCAAACTTGCAGAAAAGCGTGTAGAACGGTGCCACGTTCCGATGGagaaattcgtgattcgtgaatgcatCCAAAGGTAGATagacactcgtgactgtacgAGTAAGGACCACGAACAATATAGTAAGTCAAGGCAAAACGCAGCCACAACtagagcagcagcagaccgAAGCGAGTCCAAAGCGAGTCCAAAGCGAGATTTCTGTGCAGGATGGCTGCAGAAACAGAGAGTGACAGCTGATGGGGAATGACTAGAACCGAGTCGAATGCAGAACGCTCAGTCAGTAGCTGTCGCGGCCGCGGCCAGAGTGAAGGCCTACCGCCACAGGCTCAATTTTGAAAGACAAGTTTCATCATCCGACAGATGCCcatacattcgtgatttcttTTAGGGGTTCCACCTGTCCGTGAACCTGCTCTTTCATTTTTTtaattttttttttgaaATTGTTCAAGAGTCGAACCGCAGGTCAGAGGTCGCAGCCATAGAAGCGGTTCCCTTACACTGCTTCTCGAAGCCGCCCATTTTCCACTCTGGCTCTGCTGGTCTTTGGATAAATTTTATAAAAAAAATTACGAAAGGAAAAAAAGAGACTAACAAGACATGTCTCGAACCTGttgagacgagcgagcgtcATTAACGTGGACTAGTCCACAATGCCAgccattcaagattcaaGATTGCCCTCTTGGTTCCAAAAATGTGCAAATTACAGCACACGGGAGGCACGAGGGCAATAGACCCACAattagtcacgagtctgcTCCTCTGgcgacattcacgattggcgaACATCAAGGCTAGCATGCCAACTCGGTGCAGTGGGGTGGGCAACAGAGCCGCGTTCACAGCCACAAATTGAGCGACAAGCCAATTCACATCTTGTTCGGCTGTCTCTTCCTTTATCCATCGCTCCTGCTGGAAAAAGAGTCTCGGACCTGTGCTCTTTCTGCCAAAAcacctcgacgacgagttgaGCTATTTTTCAGAAATCAGCATCAGAGGCGTTGGCGAATACGCTAATGTTGCATTTCTTGCAGATGTGAGCAAACCAGCCTCTTGCTTGAGCGCATTAGCCAAGTCATCGCGGCAGCCAACTAAAGTATGCAGAGGAAAGCTGTGTTGGCTTACAGACTGGTATGGCCTCTCCTCTTGGTTCCGTTTGCGTTCCCATCTGCGATTCTCGGCTCGGCACTGTCGACGTAAGGCGACCAATCCTTCTTTTTTGGTAACGTTATCACTTTGAAAATGAAACAGGCGGCTCAGCGCAGTATCTTGAAAGTGCTGGCAGCCGCAATTCCATCGGTGTTTCGCCGCGCTAACCGAACGACTAAATGTTTTCCCGTGCAACTCATGACTCGCAGCTGGCTCGGCAATCGCatggaagaagcagcagcgccgatcAGACTCTgccagattcgtgattcctgaTTGCTCGTCAGCTACATGTGCATAACTTAGCTCTAGCTTCAATCcccgagtcgtgagtgcagaacgagcagcaacattTTCATACATTTTTGCATTTTTGGTTTTGTGTCAACATTGATTTTAACAAGATGAGCTAATCCTTGCAACACGAGTGACGTGCGAGAGCCGATACGGTCATCTCGGAGTCCGACTTGAATTTTACGGTAAAAATTTTCATCTGATGTGAAGAGGTCATCGGAAGCTTCCTCTCCCGATCAAATTGACTTTATCGCGATCTCCATTCGGTTCCGAAAACGCCGTTTTACACTTTGATCCCTGCATGTCTGCCGCACCTTTCTTCGCATCATCTTCGTCCAGTAACGACAACGACCACGACCACGACCACGACGGCGTCAACAGCAGAGGCAGCCTTCACACAGACACTCAACGTACCAGAGTCTGCTTGACCGTATCGAAAGAACCTACAAAACATCTTCGCAAAGACGTTTCCATTCCGGCTCCAACCTCAAACCACGAGCCACAGTCACCATGTTGGGCCTGAAAGCGCGAAtggccatcatcgacaacTCCGGCGGGCTGATTGCAGAATGCGTGAATGTACTGCGAAACAAGACAACCCAAGGTCTAGGTCGAGTTGGTAAGTTGTCTCTACTACGCTATAGTTCCAGCCTTTCACAAATTGACTGCTGACTCCCTCACGTGAACTCTTGCTGTTATCTTTTTCAGGTGATGAGATTGTTGTCGTAGTACAGAAAGCTCGCCCAGTCTCCAACACGCCAGGCCAAGCAAACACACAAAAGGTTCGTCGGGGCGATGTCCGACATGCCGTCATCGTGCGCACTAAAAAGGAGATGACCAGACCAGACGGTCGTGTCATCCGCTTCGACGACAATGCATGCGTCCTGCTGAACAACAAGAAGGAGCCGCTAGGCACACGAGTCAATGGTGTCGTAGCCAACGAGCTCCGTGCTGCAGGCTGGGGCAAAATCGCAAGTCTGGCGCCCAAGGTCATCTAGATATCAACACTTGGAGCCCCTATTAGACCCACGTACCACAAGCATTGTTCGGCCAGATCATCAGCAGGCGTAAGCTTGGTNNNNNNNNNNNNNNNNNNNNNNNNNNNNNNNNNNNNNNNNNNNNNNNNNNNNNNNNNNNNNNNNNNNNNNNNNNNNNNNNNNNNNNNNNNNNNNNNNNNNGATTCGACCCTTTATTTTCTGTCACCATTATTCTCGCCCCCCCCTCTGCGGTGAAGACTGTTACAGCGCAAGCCAAAGCGCTTGAGCCTTGAGCCGGAAATGGTTCAGCTGACCTTCAGATTTTGAGAGCATACCTAACCAAAAACGTATAACCGAAGAGACCCAGGCGCTCAGAGGCCAACTGGCAAACATCCCTTATCACACTACGGTGCTGAAAGGACGGTATGCCTGACATGCCCGACAGCAGCATGAACGAAGCCTTACAAAGAGGAGACCAGCAGTCGTGTGAGTGTGTAGGTCGGATAAATGCGTGCCCTGTCCGCTTTTGGCGTCGCCAAACCTCTGTCGTGATTTAACTGGTCGAGTCCGAGATGGGACCtgcagcaatcgtgaatcacgagcCTCACAGATTGCACCTCCACCAACTGTCAGTCCGACACCCCGCATCGCACAGCCTTCATGGCCATTCTTCATTCTCACTTCATCGTCTTACCTCGGAACTTTTCTGTGTTGCTGTGTTGTGCCATGCGCTTGTTTAGACGCCAGGGGCTGGAAACGACTTTACACAGTCAAGCATCGCTTCTAGAAGCAAATCCTCTCCTCTATCATGTTCGACGTGCTGCTAAAATGACTAAATTGGTCCTTGCACCATTGCGACCTTGCTACCTAGAATCACTATTATGACTGAGCGGCTCCGCTGCTTTTGAATCCTGTGGGTCTGCGTGCTGCCGTACTCGTTCACCCTCATCTCTTACGGAATGCGGCGCCATCTGTTTGAGGCCAGCCAGCGCCATAATGGTGGCCCGAAAGGTACAGCAGAGGTTCAGAGAATCCTATAGACCATCTGGAGTCCGAACCTCTGACTGCACTACCCAGCATCGCCCTCTGGATCGGGTCTGGCTATCTATACTGTGCCTCCCACTGCCCTCAGACATGGTTACGCTCTCCATGTTCTCTTCTTGTGGCGCTCGGGTACAAGCGTCCTTCTACTGAGGCAGGGAACGGCACTTGAGTGGGCAGCGCGACGCTCGAATGAATAGTCTCGTTATCGTAAAGTCAACAAACGCCAATCTCACCACGTCGCACTTCATTCCCCTGTGCGTCAGTATGGACAGCCTGAGATGCCGCTCTGGATAGCCTTCCCGCAACCCGGTTTGTCTTCGCTGTATGTACTCTTTGGCTACGCCTTCTGTAGAAGCGATCTCTGTCTTGGGCCTCTACAATCCTGTCGACTTCACATTGTCCTGCACTTTTCTGCATAAGCATCTCGTTCTTCTGCGTGTGTGATTTTGAGTTGCCGAACTACCTGTTCTGACCAGAATGGCCATGGCGATGACAGTAGGAGGAGCTATGTTTCTGGCGCGCAGCATCTTGGAGAGCCTCGCGATGCTCGTGTTCTTTTACGAAAGCAGCCTTGGATGCTTTGCCAATATcgtggaagaagcagcatgTGGTCGTGGTGGCTTCCAAGCGAATATGGATTGTCTtcgtgctgctcttgccaGGAATTGTGTTCCGGAACAGCATATTGCAGAAGCCGCTTGTTACCAAGGACGTATGGATGCGTTTACGCCACGCGCATTGAGTTCACGATCTATGCTGGCTGGCAAGGAATACGAATTTTCCGAGTAATCAAGATTAGTGTCAAggacaatcgtgaatgcataTGACGAATTACAGTGTAAGCTTTAAGGAGAAATCGTCACTGCCCTACTTGCGAGTGACATATGAGTAAGGTCGAATATGATGAAGGATGACGGAGGGAGGAACTGACTTAGCCACGGCCCGAGGCGAAAAGTTGCGCCAAGCGGTAGAATACAGGTTACGCGCACACTAACGACTAGTACTTGACACGTCATagtcacaatcacgaatcgtgaatggttgCCGAGGCTGTCCTacagtgtgagtcgtgagtataTGACAGTCGAAGATTCTTCTCTCCctttgcattcgtgattcacgactgtttACTGTCATCACGAATTCAGCCTTACACTATTCTGTGCGTTGAGCTTGTGCCTACCTTTTCGTAGCGTGCATCAACAAGGTCTATCTAGCCGaagacaatcgtgaaagtGTGCATGTCACTCCAAGTATCAAGATGGACCAGTGCGAGGAGAGCAACACTTTGACCGAAGTGCATAACCTAACGCTTTGGTTGACGTGGGTGATACAGCAGTCAGTCCGACGTGCGGCCGAGGCTTTGCCATGCGTGGATTCTGATTCTGACTCTGATTCTGGTTCTGATTTTGGCGCTCGATGAAATTCATACCTCCGATGCTTCGAAAAATCCTCATTCCAAAGCGGCGGCGTAAGGGAGGCAGGACCCTGACTTGTTTCAGCCCGCCAGCAAGACGATTACGTATGGCGGAGGACCTGCCGTGTGCATCTTGGCAAGGTGCGGTTGCATCGTGGTTGCATCCATGTCCGAAGACCATCAAGCTGCGTGCTGTGCCCAAGTGCTTCGTCTGGGGAATACGTGCATGGCTGGTATGTTTGGGCGTGAGATAAACACGCACCAACTTGCAGTTCCAGTCTAAGCATGTGGGTCTTGATTGCTTTGAGATGCTAAGCATGTGGGTCTTGATTGCTTTGGgatgcgagcagcagatgcgGGCCCTGATGCAGACTAAGAAAGGATCCAGAAACCAAGATGTGAGACCCTCATCAAGGCCGTCGACAAAGCCTTGGTCGCGTTCACAATCAACAACAGCTTGACCCAGTGCTACCACCAAGCGAATGCCTCCTTCGACTGCTTGATCATCACTGAATCgaatcatcatcatcaaagCCACACCCTTGACAAGTGGAACAGTCGTTCAACATGTTGCTCTCGACGCCGATCGTTGCACTGACACAGCTCATACTCTCGGCGCTTCATCTGAACGAATTCAAATCTACACCACACTCAGCGTCAACATCGTCAACATCCGCACGCCTTGAATGGAGCGGAGACCTCCCACCGTTTCCGGACAATTCGGGCGCCTTGGTTTCTGCGTGCACGTTTGCTGTGGGACCACCCGGTCCACCGGCCAGTGCGCTATGTCCCGCCTTCAACGCGTTCTGCTCCTCGTTCCGTGATGACATGCGCGCACGTCATATTCGAAGCCTCAAATCCACCGCACCCTTTCCTCGTCCTTTCTCAGCTTCCGCAaatgacgacgatgaccaaGGCAACCCTTTGCATCACGTTAAATTCCGCACTGGCTGCACAGGAGGTGCCGAAACCGCCTCTGATGGAAGCTACATCTCGGCGTACACTGCCActtgcatcgtcgacggcgTAGATTGGGTCCCTTACGTCTTTGATCAGTTCCTGAGAGCAGAGTTCAGCGAAAAGGACAAACAAGAGTTGCCCATCTATAGCTCCTTTGTTGGATGCCAGGTTCCTGCCCGCTTGTAGACCGCTGACCGACTCAATATATACCACAGATTGgcaaaacaaaacaaaaaaagTACAAATACAAAGCAAAAGTGTGCAATCAGGATGCTGGTGGAACAGTACCAGACACAGCAGTACAcgaagcaagagcagcatTGTTTAAAGCTGCGATGCGGTTCCTTGCATCTTTGAGTGCCTTTTCGGCTTTGATGAGCTGTTCGCGCCCCTTTTCCAGGTCTTTGATGGCTGCGATGCGCGCCatctcgagtcgctcaCCTTCAGCGTTCTGAGCTTCAAGCGAGAGCGCATCGAACAGATAGCCGGTGGGTGTGTGAAGTGGGTGTGGGGGAATCGGTGGTGGACCTGTCGAGTTGCCTttggctgcatctgctTTTGCATAGAGATACGAGCGGTAAGCTGCAGGATCGGCAAACGCAAGTGCGGACACTACCGGCAGAGGCGTTGGTGGGTGTGTTGATAGTATATCGTAGAAGGCTTCCATGGGTTCGGGAAATACGATTTCGTCGTACTGCCAGGAGTGGACTACGGGAGGCAATGCCGGTTTGAGTGGTTCTGTTGTTGCTACTGCTGGCTCTGCTACCGGTGTAGACTCTACTTTTGCATCTGTGCTGGTCTGTTGTTCGGTTGTTGAGGAAGCGGTTGGATCGACCTCCATGCTATCTGGGCCAGCTTCCTGCTTGGTGCCGTTGGCAGAAGTCGAAGCTTGTCCATCCTGTTCAACGGAACTGTTGGTAGCAGACATATCAGCGGGCGGTAGCGGTGCCGGAAGTGAGGGTGCAGGCGGCGCAGGCGGCTCCGTCTCCACAGCCGCTACATTCTGCAGCCAAGGATGCAGCTTGAGATGGTGGAACAGCGTCAGCGGCTTCTCGTTGGCTTCTGCAACGAAAAAGATCTTGATCTGAATCTCAAA of the Mycosarcoma maydis chromosome 2, whole genome shotgun sequence genome contains:
- a CDS encoding Elongator subunit IKI3 (related to IKI3 - Subunit of RNA polymerase II elongator histone acetyltransferase complex), with translation MRNLSVLSHRAITFASGSPLKIKATAADLDNGSIYAVATSRISPTAADVTIHFLKVSSQEQAFTQFNSLLVPGPPSPLPNSSTAVASTSGRSPTDVIDFHYLSDGGQEVQNQAALCTISAGGDLLLLPVSSANETLDDAPAIEPSVVGTIEQGIGAACWSPDDELLVLVTSEMPQDASSTGRSEAEKVLLMTRDFEVLSELSLRTDSFGEDEAVDVGWGSKATQFHGSEGKAAAAAAAEAAAAAKESKTDTRGPKLPDDDGRPRISWRGDGAFFAISSLEPFIPSSSDSATDLIWHRIIRIYSRTGALSATSDASVRGISQTLAFRPIGNLIASTQRFGPSDVQGQMWSQGRKGRHDVVFFERNGLRHGEFSLREESASQPQGTQLGWIDSQNEAPWSRTHFVRELAWNADGSALAVWLTRAGEANSAHDVVQIYTTGNYHWYLKQEFVTSVMQGVEQVNWHPEDPLQLLIAHTDRVEQRYFTLETMASGGRPPVDVACVAVADGAATLLTPFRMQNVPPPMASLSLLLPPADPSMRASAAAAVTVPCHTAWSQLPGRSLDEAIGIMAAVFQNGFIQIWRFDWGLLGSHNKVRGSPAAEPKLIAAVQLNNMQSTASAAYQIAVAGWAAPSLENQEANKVSLAVLSSAPQGAKIDLLELSQAQDAEVLSGYAQRSVTVSAHGKKRIVADPFVPVSTTSPSFYLENEDGEVHTVDKGEWHLVTKLERFCSDFRILASGRAGQQSKIKIIGLASNGRLLAEKQVIAKDATSFTLVGSFLVWTNTSHEARFLPLTSLGWTAAEGGRDASGSEAVDLGRRVERGSRIVTAVPSAMSLILQMPRGNLETIYPRPLVLEVVRRNIDAQRYGPAFRICRTHRMDVNILYDHDPEAFMRNVATFVRQVADVDYLNLFLSGLRDEDVTRTLYKPLSSQTSASDPSPLSATATATTQSKVNKVCDAIRVELEELDSRKYVQSILTTHVRKVPADYEAGLSLLLRLKESDPETAEEAVKYIIFLADADKLFDVALGMYDYTLTLMIAQHAKRKDPREYLPFLRELRSLSPVEYQRFRIDDHLGRHVKALSWLVKAGVAHHKDALRYADKHRLYHEAIELYAADGASRLRDAYELFGEYLLTRRKFDDAGAAFQLAGKNRKALEAYRESTNWTQAIRLAFVEKLAPAEIVAMAKSFVDELESSRQFTQAARICLDYIRDVEQAVSLLCRGGEFSEARRILTTYSRHDLNQVTLHPLLIEAASTLIDDIGEMSEQLHKQLGRIRELREKRALALAQGAHFYADENDAALDNLDVQSDTSTQMTQFTRYTRAASIASQQSSLATFSTKSGSRKKQAKLNKKQQRAKAGGKKGSIFEQDYLYTSVQKLLKDRLGAVQLEAAKLLPHLLCAGPAPIRARANEVSTSLSHFETQASQAVNTLWAYSQQDDDERFDMLVKFEHDILDGKLAENAIMATMSFRAIANLRVPRSKLEVAENKWRSVLLDRDASTR
- a CDS encoding cAMP-dependent protein kinase catalytic subunit, whose protein sequence is MSLKRTFDDVVPDYTASYFNNLFGEMTDNLTASRYPANTDTAQGKQRRLSFFDTNGDCATASTSARPRALPSTSSTARFVPGLQTFVGGLHMSQDSLLPRSDDAPPRSSSATAARRSFDAPEVMQPLMMSRNADTERRASQAMARRQSQAALEAPPNRASLVSLDAQLVPGVSPGWHVEAHGRQAMELQDGIRFQDEEGWTPLEAFPALTRQGKLAVKRAKIRRKQHRHQFENQRQSQWETLVEPDTIAELRQSPALAPTDLVKPTLETRPSGRTAATPAPAFVDIVMIEDIVDTLSVPLLGACASHVSRPTLMPSLASRSGPPAASSSDPKTSSSSTEKVAKSVGSASPLRSSPNRPYALSDFEVVETLGTGTFGRVLLVRLKDRDVADRSAYFALKVLAKTDVIKLKQVSHINSERCILTKVDHPFLVNMIASFQDSKNCYMLMEYVVGGEIFSYLRRAGHFSADVARFYISTIVLAIEYLHSNKVVYRDLKPENLLIDSNGYTKITDFGFAKEVEDRTWTLCGTPEYLAPEIIQCSGHGSAVDWWSLGILLFEMLAGYPPFYDPNPILIYEKILAGNLVFPEEIDPLSRDLISSLLTADRSRRLGNLRGGANDVKNHPWFHGVDWKALQEGRILPPIVPYLGRPGDTSNFSKYEPARPSAMPGLYGADSGHHDLYADLFPDF
- a CDS encoding mitochondrial 54S ribosomal protein uL14m, whose amino-acid sequence is MLGLKARMAIIDNSGGLIAECVNVLRNKTTQGLGRVGDEIVVVVQKARPVSNTPGQANTQKVRRGDVRHAVIVRTKKEMTRPDGRVIRFDDNACVLLNNKKEPLGTRVNGVVANELRAAGWGKIASLAPKVI